CTCCGATTACTGTTTGCCTGTACAGTATAGCAGCAAAAATGCGCGGTGGCAGGCTATGCCGGGTGGCGAAGCGGGCATCGACGATCGTAATGGATTGCGGATTGCGGATTGCGAATGCTGATGACAGATGACAGATGACAGATGACAGTTGACGGGTGACACAGGCTGGGGAAGAGATAATGTGATGCAACGCCGGACACAGGAGCGGCATGGAGGAGGCGAATGGGTAATCTGGCTGAGAGAAGTACGCAGGGCAGAAATTTCCGCCCTGCACAACGTGTTACTGTTTCCAGAAATCGTCAAATACCGTGATCGGCGTGCGGCGCTTATGCTCGGTTTTCAGATACCAGCCTTCGATGGTCTTCGCGGCGTCCGGCTCGATGCTTTCACCCTGCAGATAGCGGTCAATCTGCTGGTAGGTGACGCCGAGCGCCACTTCATCCTGCAGCCCCGGACGATCGTCTTCCAGATCGGCGGTCGGCTGTTTCAGGTACAGGTGTTCCGGGCAGCCCAGCGCCTGCAGCAGCTGTTTACCCTGGCCCTTGTTGAGACGGAAAATCGGGTTGATATCGGTGCCGCCGTCGCCGTACTTAGTGAAGAAGCCGGTGACCGCCTCCGCCGCGTGATCGGTGCCGACCACCACGCCCGCCGTCATGCCGGCGATGCTGTACTGGGTTTTCATCCGTTCACGGGCTTTCTCGTTGCCGCGCACAAAATCGGACAGGACGATGCCCGCCTCGCGCAGCGCCTGCTCGCTGGCCTGCACCGCCGCCTTAATATTGACCGTCAGCACGCGATCGGGCTGGATAAAGGCGATGGCGTCCTGGCAGTCCTGCTCGTCGGCCTGCACGCCAAACGGCAGGCGCACGGCGATAAACTGATAGTCGCCGTTGCCGCTCTCTGCGCGCAGCTCGCTTATCGCCGTCTGGCACAGCTTACCGGTCAGGGTCGAATCCTGCCCGCCGCTGATGCCCAGCACCAGCGACTTGATGAACGGATATCGTTTGAGGTACGCCTTAAGAAAATCGACGCTGGTGCGGATTTCGGCGTCAACGTCGATGGCCGGTTTAACGCCGAGCGCGGTGATAATTTCCTGTTGCAGAGACATCTGATACTCCTCAGATTCAGCGCCACCCGAGGTGGCGATTGGCAGTTGCGTCTGATTAAGCTAACGCGCATCACGCGAAACAACAATCATCAATCCCTTATGTCTCGCGTCGGTTGCTGAAAAATCACGCGGACCTGGGCTTTTGCGCCAGCAGGGTGAACATCAGGATCGCCAGCATGTAGCAGCCGAAGATGGTGGCGGTCATGGTCAGCATCGAGGTGCCGCCGATGCCGGTGACCGGGACGCTGATGCCGCCGAGGGTGAACATGGTGACGCCCAGCACCGCCGAGGCGCTGCCTGCCCGGTGGCCCTGGCTCTGCATCGCCAGCGACGAGGCGGTCACCGAAATGACGCCGTTGCTGGCCACGCTGCAGAACAGCGCGATCAGCACCACCGGCAGCGCCGCGCCGCTGATGCCGGCCAGCAGCAGGCTGGCAGAGGCGACAAACGCCAGCGTCAGGCCGGCTTTCAGCACCCTGTACTCACCAAAATGGCGGCTGAAACGAGCAGCGGTCTGCGAGGCGATAATCAGGCCGATGCCGTTGGCGGCGAAGCAGAAGCTGAACTGCTGCGGAGTCAACTGGTAGATCTCCTGCAGCACGAAGGGTGACGCGCCGATGTAGGCAAACATCCCGGCCATCATAAAGCCCTGGGTCAGGCAGAAGCCCATAAACGGCCGATAGGTGGCCACCTGGCCCAGCGCGGCCCACGCTGAGAAGATACTGCCCTGGCTACGCCGCTCCACGGGCAGCGTCTCATGCAGTTTGAGGCGGGCGAGGATAAACAGCAGCATCGCAATCACGCCGATGGTCATAAACAGGCCGCGCCAGTCGAGGAACGCCATCAGCGCGCCGCCCATCACCGGGGCGGCGATCGGAGCCAGGCCGTTGACCAGCATCAGCAGCGCAAAGAAGCGGGTCAGATCGTGGCCGCTGTACATGTCGCGGGCGATGGCGCGCGACAGTACGGCTCCGCCGGCACCCGACAGCCCTTCAAACAGGCGTGCCAGCAGCAGCTGGTTAATATCCTGTGCCAGCGCACAGCCAATCGATGCGATCAGCAGCAGTACCAGCGACAGCAGCAGCGGGCGCAGGCGTCCGTATTTGTCGCTCAGCGGGCCGAAAAACAGCTGGCCTACGCCAAGGCCCAGCAGCCCGGCGGTCAGGCTCAGCTGGGCGCTGGCGGTGGAGGTCTGCAGGTCGCTGGCCAGGGAAGGCAGGGCGGGCAGGTACAGGTCAATGCAGAGCGGGCCAAGGGCCGCCAGCAGGCCAAGCGTAATGGCGTAACCCATACGGCTAGGGTGTGCAGATGTCATGATGCCTCGGAATCAAATAGCAGGTGATAAAACTGTTGGTAAAGCGGGTAGAGCTGTTTCGGTGATGCCTTCTGCGGCATCAGCCGCCGCCACGAGGTGCCTTCCACCATCACCGCCAGCAGCTCGACGCAGGCGCGCGCACGTTCATCGCTGAGGTGCGGGTGCTGCTGCTGCACTTTCTGGCAGGCGTGGCTGAACAGGCGGGCGTCGGCGTCGGCCATCATCTGCGCCACCGCCGGGTTGCGGGTGCTTTCAGCGGCGACCTCGAACATCAGCGCCTCATCGTCTTCGTTAAGCACCTGCCGCCAGGCCAGCAGCTCGCACAGGTGGCTGCTGTCGCTGGTGCTTTTCATCTCCTGCAGGCGAAAATCGATAATCCGCGTGACGATCTCGCCGATGATGGCGTCTTTGCTGGTGAAGTAGCGATAGATCTGGCCGACGCTGAGCCGCGCCTCCGTTGCCAGCTGGGCCATGCTGGCGGCGTGAAAGCCGTGCTGGCGGAAACAGCGGCGGGCGGCGGTAATGATTTCGTCTTTACGCAGGCGATGGCGTTCATCGCGCGCTTCGGCGGGGGTAACCATCGGTAATGAGCTCCTGCTGGGGGCCGCCCACGCTGAGGCCGCAGCGGCCAGCATGATGCGAACGATCGTTCTCAATTTTTTATTATAAACATCGTGCCGCGCCTGCGGTATCATTTTCTGTAACAGATTTGATTAATCTGAATTTGTATTCCAGGATTAGTGGGACATGGATAAAAAATGAGGAATAACAAATGCGTAAAATGACGGGATTGATCGGTGCCGCAGTCACTCTGGCAGTTTTATCGGGCTGTACTGCCTATGACCGCGCCGAAAGCTATGTCACCAAGCCGGTGGTGCAGGACGTTAAAAAAGGCATGACGCGTGCTCAGGTGCGTGACCTCGCCGGGCCTCCTGCCACGGAGATCACCATGGTGCACGCCCGCGGTACCTGCCAGACCTACGTGCTGAAAGAGCGCGATGGCAAAACCCAGACCTACTTTGTCAGCTACAACGACACCGGTCGGGTGATGAACTACGGCTTCCAGAGCTGTAAAGAGTACGATACCGACCCGCAGACCAATCAGTAACCGCACTCGTCGGTACGTCGCTGAATCCGCGCCGTGCCGCCGTAAGAGCATAAAAATGGCCGCTGTAAGTTCAGCGGCCATTTTTTTATGCCTGTGAATTATAAACCCGGCGGGCGCGGCACTTCCAGATACTGGCCGTCGATATTGCGCCGGTAGTAGTGGCCATCCTCAACGTAGAAGCGCTCGCCGTTGTAGTCCAGCGCGTGCATGCTGCCGCCCCTGTAACGTTCAACCGGTCGGTCAACCACCACGTAGCTGTTATCACGCTCACGCTGATAATAAGTGCCGTTCAGCACGTAATAAGTCAGGCCGCCGATCAGCACCGCTGCAGCGGCATCCGGCAGAAATGAGAGCCGTCCCGGGCCGCCGTGGCGCCATTCCGGGCCGCCGTGGCCGCCGTCGTGCCAGCCCGGTCCGGGTCCCCAGCCGCCGGGATGGGCAGAGGCGAGCGTCGGGGCCAGCAGCGTGAAGGCGAGTAGCGTGGTCATCACCTTTTTCATAGGGGTTCTCCTGTTGCAACTGTCGCCAGCATCGGCCCTTGCCGGCCGAAACACAAGCGCTAACCTTACCGCATTATCTGCTGCTTACAGCGCTTAACGATTCCTTTACCTGACCGCCATGATTGGGCGAAATTAAGATATAAAAAAGCCCGGATGGCGATCCGGGCTGGAGGATAACGCTGTGCGTATTACGCGATTAACGCTGCGCCATTCAGGCTTCGTTATCGTTACTGGCATTGGTCAGTTGGGTCTGCTGCAGCCACTGGCGGGTCAGCGTATCGCGGTCATCCTGCCGTTGACGTTCAGCGTGGTACGGCCTCAATCAACCCGTGGAGAAACGTTGCTGAAAAGGAACGATCGGTGAATTTCTGATAAAGCGAATTTGGCTGCTTATAGCATAGTCACCAACCAGCCCGCCGGTTACTGTGCCAACGGTATTGCAGATACCTGCGATCTATCCGAAACGGATATTCATTAAAGTGAGGTAATTATGAAACAACTTTCCGTTCAACACGTTAATCAGGTTTCAGGCGGGTGTTTTCTTAGCTATCTGGCAAATGCTGTCAGTAAGCCGCTGGGGCAGTTAGTGCACACCGTAGAGAGCAACATTTATGATGCCACTCTCGGCAAGATCCCGTTGCTTGGTCCGCTTTTAAAAGGGTTTATAACCGATCCCTGTCAAATTTTTAAAGCGCCACCGGCCAACTCATAATCATTCAGTTTTAAACAGTGTGAGAGAGTTTGCTGTGTAAATAAGC
This portion of the Erwinia sp. E602 genome encodes:
- the osmE gene encoding osmotically-inducible lipoprotein OsmE, with the protein product MRKMTGLIGAAVTLAVLSGCTAYDRAESYVTKPVVQDVKKGMTRAQVRDLAGPPATEITMVHARGTCQTYVLKERDGKTQTYFVSYNDTGRVMNYGFQSCKEYDTDPQTNQ
- a CDS encoding multidrug effflux MFS transporter → MTSAHPSRMGYAITLGLLAALGPLCIDLYLPALPSLASDLQTSTASAQLSLTAGLLGLGVGQLFFGPLSDKYGRLRPLLLSLVLLLIASIGCALAQDINQLLLARLFEGLSGAGGAVLSRAIARDMYSGHDLTRFFALLMLVNGLAPIAAPVMGGALMAFLDWRGLFMTIGVIAMLLFILARLKLHETLPVERRSQGSIFSAWAALGQVATYRPFMGFCLTQGFMMAGMFAYIGASPFVLQEIYQLTPQQFSFCFAANGIGLIIASQTAARFSRHFGEYRVLKAGLTLAFVASASLLLAGISGAALPVVLIALFCSVASNGVISVTASSLAMQSQGHRAGSASAVLGVTMFTLGGISVPVTGIGGTSMLTMTATIFGCYMLAILMFTLLAQKPRSA
- the nadE gene encoding ammonia-dependent NAD(+) synthetase — its product is MSLQQEIITALGVKPAIDVDAEIRTSVDFLKAYLKRYPFIKSLVLGISGGQDSTLTGKLCQTAISELRAESGNGDYQFIAVRLPFGVQADEQDCQDAIAFIQPDRVLTVNIKAAVQASEQALREAGIVLSDFVRGNEKARERMKTQYSIAGMTAGVVVGTDHAAEAVTGFFTKYGDGGTDINPIFRLNKGQGKQLLQALGCPEHLYLKQPTADLEDDRPGLQDEVALGVTYQQIDRYLQGESIEPDAAKTIEGWYLKTEHKRRTPITVFDDFWKQ
- a CDS encoding DUF6515 family protein, whose protein sequence is MKKVMTTLLAFTLLAPTLASAHPGGWGPGPGWHDGGHGGPEWRHGGPGRLSFLPDAAAAVLIGGLTYYVLNGTYYQRERDNSYVVVDRPVERYRGGSMHALDYNGERFYVEDGHYYRRNIDGQYLEVPRPPGL
- a CDS encoding TetR/AcrR family transcriptional regulator, producing MVTPAEARDERHRLRKDEIITAARRCFRQHGFHAASMAQLATEARLSVGQIYRYFTSKDAIIGEIVTRIIDFRLQEMKSTSDSSHLCELLAWRQVLNEDDEALMFEVAAESTRNPAVAQMMADADARLFSHACQKVQQQHPHLSDERARACVELLAVMVEGTSWRRLMPQKASPKQLYPLYQQFYHLLFDSEAS